One Mobula hypostoma chromosome X2, sMobHyp1.1, whole genome shotgun sequence genomic window carries:
- the LOC134340749 gene encoding zinc finger protein 420-like — translation MAHQRFHTGERPFTCSVCGKGFTWSSKLKVHQRVHTGERPFTCSDCGKGFTLSSQLKVHQRVHSGERPFTCSVCGKGFTQSSQLKVYQRVHTGERPFICSVCGKGFTQSSQLKVHQRVHSGERPFTCSVCGKGFTLSSQLLRHQSVHTGERPFTCSECGKGFTQSSTLMAHWSVHTGERPFTCSDCGKGFINSSLLKVHQRVHTGERPFNCSDCGKGFISSSQLKVHQRVHTGERPFTCSDCGKGFISSAQVKVHQRVHTGERPFTCSDCGNGFILSSQLKAHQRVHTGERPFTCSDCGKGFTRLARLLTHQSVHSGEKPFTCSVCGKGFTQPSQLKVHQRVHTGERPFTCSVCGKGFTLSSQLLRHQSVHTGERPFTCSECGKGFTQSSTLMAHWSVHTGERPFTCSDCGKGFIKSSLLKIHQRVHTGERPFTCSVCGKGFIKSSLLKVHQRVHTGERPFTCSECGKGFTQSSHLQAHWSVHSGERPFTCLECGKGFTLLSQLQRHQRVHTG, via the coding sequence atggctcaccagcggtttcacactggggagcggccattcacctgctcagtctgtgggaagggattcacttggtcatctaaactgaaggtacatcagcgagttcacactggggagaggccgttcacctgctcagactgtgggaagggattcactttatcatcccaactgaaggtacatcagcgagttcacagcggggagaggccgttcacctgctcagtctgtgggaagggattcactcagtcatctcaactgaaggtatatcagcgagttcacaccggggagaggccgttcatctgctcagtctgtgggaagggattcactcagtcatctcaactgaaggtacatcagcgagttcacagcggggagaggccgttcacctgctcagtctgtgggaagggattcactttgtcatctcagctactgagacaccagtcagttcacactggagagaggccattcacctgctcagagtgtgggaaaggattcactcagtcatccactcTAATGGCACActggtcagttcacactggggagaggccgttcacctgctcagactgtggaaaaGGATTCATTAACTCATCTctactgaaggtacatcagcgagttcacactggggagaggccattcaactgctcggactgtgggaagggattcatttcgTCATCTCAGCTgaaagtacatcagcgagttcacactggggagaggccattcacctgctcagactgtgggaagggattcatttcgTCAGCTCAAgttaaggtacatcagcgagttcacactggggagagaccgttcacctgctcagactgtgggaacgGGTTTATTTTGTCATCCCAACTGAAGgcacatcagagagttcacaccggggagaggccattcacctgctcagactgtgggaagggattcacacgTTTAGCTCGTCTactgacacaccagtcagttcactctggggagaagccattcacctgctcagtctgtgggaagggattcactcaaccatctcaactgaaggttcatcagcgagttcacactggagagcggcccttcacctgctcagtctgtgggaagggattcactttgtcatctcagctactgagacaccagtcagttcacactggggagaggccgttcacctgctccgagtgtgggaaaggattcactcagtcatccactcTAATGGCACActggtcagttcacactggggagaggccgttcacctgctcagactgtgggaaaggattcattaAGTCATCTCTactgaagatacatcagcgagttcacacaggggagaggccattcacctgctcagtctgtgggaagggattcattaaGTCATCTctactgaaggtacatcagcgagttcacactggggagaggccattcacctgctcagagtgtgggaaaggattcactcagtcatcccacctacaagCACACTGgtcagttcacagtggggagaggccattcacctgcttagagtgtgggaaaggattcactctgTTATCTcaactacagagacaccagcgagttcacactgggtag